A window of Nitrosopumilus sp. b3 contains these coding sequences:
- a CDS encoding glutamyl-tRNA reductase translates to MGQVSFDVMNARVTFKNVPIHTLAKFSFKDVSAACQEFKKIPGVEECVIIQSATRVEIFTVSNVETTDSPDARRPEGKTLVLNQIKDTWVSLSSLEQIDIDHFDQTLEVYKGDDVYLNLLRLASGLDALVVGWQNVFDDVVKSLANAKNAGTTGPILNKLFESVIRLSTRMRETTGIAKDVVSLGDVAVKLVDEKAGLDSKKKVLVIGTGESAATLVKALDKKNISFDVASRTLERATGFTTILGGTPVDFNDVLTGFDKYDIIFVATTCDYFLITYDRIRLVMEEKKKGTLVLDLSEPRTVDEGITALPGIKLLFRDQIAEIYEESVRTRTGIIPAVEKIIEKELPVLSARMKRLDA, encoded by the coding sequence GTGGGACAAGTATCTTTTGATGTAATGAATGCGAGAGTAACTTTCAAAAATGTTCCTATACATACATTGGCAAAATTTTCTTTCAAAGATGTTTCAGCAGCATGTCAAGAATTTAAAAAAATTCCTGGCGTAGAAGAATGTGTAATTATTCAATCTGCAACTAGAGTGGAAATCTTCACAGTTAGTAATGTTGAAACTACTGATTCACCAGATGCAAGAAGACCTGAAGGTAAAACACTAGTGTTAAATCAAATTAAGGATACTTGGGTTTCTTTATCATCATTAGAGCAAATTGACATTGATCATTTTGATCAAACCTTAGAAGTTTACAAGGGTGATGATGTTTATCTCAATCTTTTAAGATTGGCCTCTGGATTAGATGCACTAGTTGTTGGATGGCAAAATGTTTTCGATGATGTGGTTAAGTCATTAGCAAATGCAAAAAATGCAGGAACAACTGGTCCAATATTAAACAAATTATTTGAAAGTGTAATTCGATTATCTACTAGAATGAGAGAAACAACCGGAATTGCAAAAGATGTAGTTTCACTTGGTGATGTTGCTGTAAAACTTGTGGATGAAAAAGCCGGTCTTGATTCTAAGAAAAAAGTTTTGGTAATTGGAACTGGTGAATCTGCTGCAACGCTTGTAAAAGCTTTGGATAAAAAAAATATCTCTTTTGATGTCGCTAGTAGAACACTTGAACGTGCAACTGGTTTTACAACAATTCTAGGTGGAACTCCTGTAGATTTTAATGATGTTTTAACAGGTTTTGATAAATATGATATTATTTTTGTTGCAACTACGTGTGATTATTTCTTAATCACGTATGATAGAATTAGATTAGTAATGGAAGAAAAGAAAAAAGGTACACTTGTTTTAGATTTATCAGAACCTAGAACTGTGGATGAAGGAATAACAGCTCTTCCTGGAATTAAATTATTGTTCAGAGATCAAATTGCAGAAATTTATGAAGAAAGTGTACGAACTAGAACAGGTATAATTCCTGCAGTTGAGAAAATTATTGAAAAAGAACTTCCTGTATTATCTGCTAGAATGAAAAGATTAGATGCTTAA
- a CDS encoding DUF1059 domain-containing protein, whose protein sequence is MAQLKCRDYGFECDFVADGEMEQVIEDFRTHTDEEHGIDYSKEAVMQFLLRKQGL, encoded by the coding sequence ATGGCACAACTAAAATGCAGAGATTATGGTTTTGAGTGTGATTTTGTTGCAGATGGGGAAATGGAACAAGTAATTGAAGATTTTCGAACACACACCGATGAGGAACATGGAATTGATTATTCCAAAGAAGCAGTAATGCAATTTCTCTTAAGAAAACAAGGTTTATAG
- a CDS encoding FAD-binding oxidoreductase: protein MVTEMKAKVVYRELLKEDLVIIRLVPENGMPQYKTGQFLTIGLPIPSEKKIVRRAYSIASHAENRDYFEFVIRWVRKPLPGRVTTELFYLSVGDEVSLGEPTGAALQISDKLPNGQKDNRRVICVGGGTGLAPFIAFAKHFHDTNDKREVVILHGASYVDELSYKRLLTDLELESERRGRDKWNFRYRAAISRPKEYFNRSWNGHVGRVESFFKPDKKTGLSPVEEMVGEEITPDNTIIYICGYQGTIDGVIEFLGPKGFVTEHEKKPDGSFGIKYESYG from the coding sequence ATGGTAACTGAGATGAAAGCAAAAGTAGTCTATAGAGAGTTACTAAAAGAAGATCTTGTAATTATTAGATTGGTACCAGAAAATGGAATGCCTCAATACAAAACAGGTCAATTTTTAACAATAGGGCTTCCAATCCCATCAGAAAAAAAAATTGTTAGAAGAGCATATTCAATTGCATCACACGCTGAAAATAGAGACTATTTTGAATTTGTGATTAGATGGGTTAGAAAACCACTTCCAGGTAGAGTAACTACTGAATTATTTTATCTAAGTGTGGGTGATGAGGTATCTCTTGGTGAACCTACAGGAGCAGCATTACAAATTAGTGACAAATTACCAAACGGTCAAAAAGATAACAGAAGAGTGATTTGTGTCGGAGGAGGAACTGGATTAGCACCATTTATTGCATTTGCAAAACATTTTCACGATACAAATGATAAAAGAGAAGTCGTAATACTACACGGTGCAAGTTATGTTGATGAATTAAGTTACAAACGTCTCTTAACGGACTTAGAATTAGAAAGTGAAAGGAGAGGAAGAGACAAATGGAATTTCAGATACAGAGCAGCTATTAGCAGACCAAAAGAATATTTCAATAGATCATGGAATGGTCATGTAGGAAGGGTAGAATCATTTTTCAAGCCCGATAAAAAGACGGGTTTATCTCCCGTCGAAGAGATGGTAGGTGAAGAAATAACTCCTGATAATACTATCATCTATATCTGTGGCTATCAAGGAACAATAGACGGAGTAATCGAATTTTTAGGGCCAAAAGGATTTGTAACTGAACATGAAAAAAAGCCCGATGGGAGTTTTGGTATTAAATACGAATCCTACGGATAG
- a CDS encoding inositol monophosphatase family protein → MEVIEILQEASNRIYENVKDLAGTEHAAGDFGRGAGGDISRNIDIIAEKTVIEFLKEINFECIVLGEECGRIELSDNPKGYLIMDAIDGSANAVRGVPFFCSSLAFATENKLSSITDGVIKNLANGEMYWASKNKGSFFNGKRINVHKNIPIYKIIGINISGASSDLVKRFLPIFEKNEHLRHFGANALEMAFFSRGLMDIFIDLRGKIRIQDIAAGYLIVKEAGGLLMDTNLNSLDSDLSYETRVSFIAAANKKILDEITSLIDQ, encoded by the coding sequence GTGGAAGTAATAGAAATTCTTCAAGAAGCATCAAATAGAATTTATGAAAATGTAAAAGATCTTGCCGGAACTGAACATGCAGCTGGAGATTTTGGTAGAGGTGCAGGGGGAGATATTTCTAGAAACATAGACATTATTGCAGAAAAAACAGTAATAGAATTTCTCAAGGAAATTAATTTTGAGTGTATTGTTTTAGGTGAAGAATGTGGACGCATCGAATTATCAGATAATCCTAAAGGATATTTAATTATGGATGCAATTGATGGTTCTGCAAATGCTGTAAGAGGAGTTCCTTTTTTCTGTAGTTCATTAGCCTTTGCAACAGAAAATAAACTTAGTTCAATTACAGACGGAGTGATTAAAAATCTAGCAAATGGGGAAATGTATTGGGCCTCAAAAAACAAAGGTTCATTTTTTAACGGAAAACGAATCAATGTGCATAAAAATATTCCAATCTATAAAATAATAGGAATCAATATTTCAGGGGCATCAAGTGATCTGGTTAAACGATTTCTTCCAATTTTTGAAAAAAATGAACATCTAAGACACTTTGGAGCAAATGCTCTAGAAATGGCATTTTTTTCAAGAGGATTGATGGACATTTTTATTGATCTTAGAGGAAAAATCAGAATTCAAGATATTGCTGCAGGGTATTTGATTGTCAAAGAAGCTGGAGGACTATTAATGGATACAAATTTGAATTCACTTGATTCAGATCTTAGTTATGAGACAAGAGTTTCTTTCATTGCAGCTGCAAACAAGAAAATTCTTGATGAAATAACATCACTGATCGATCAATAA
- a CDS encoding AAA family ATPase, which produces MWSEKYRPQIISDMVGNEEQRAAIMEWFAKWKKGTKPLLLVGPPGIGKTTIAYLVAKQFGYDMIGLNASDVRSKSRINEILMPVLSNVSVLGTPMIFVDEVDGIHGRGDYGGASALVDILKEPTVPIILAANNDTLDKMKNIKKVVKTISFKKIPPRLLRVYLENILKKENAKLSPGSLIKVIDKSKGDIRSMINFTQSLVTGFNPQTETTFENINVEDGVNAFFKANSIEEARIVLYSMQIDPREKINAFYSSIMTSNLDNSSLAKYLETISNADMLFGKIMKTQNWRLLRYLNDILIKLYQNDDRIRYAQYNLSWPLLNRIRWDGAKIKALSSIMARKLHMSSSAFITLCLPFVLHCIKNKTLELELQETFGDIIEKEIEMIQ; this is translated from the coding sequence ATGTGGTCTGAAAAATACCGACCTCAGATTATTTCTGATATGGTGGGAAATGAAGAACAACGAGCAGCAATTATGGAGTGGTTTGCTAAATGGAAAAAAGGTACAAAACCGCTTCTTTTAGTTGGTCCTCCAGGCATTGGGAAAACTACTATTGCATATCTTGTAGCCAAGCAATTTGGATATGATATGATTGGACTTAATGCAAGTGATGTTAGAAGTAAATCTCGAATAAATGAAATCCTTATGCCTGTTTTGAGTAATGTAAGTGTCTTAGGAACTCCAATGATTTTTGTTGATGAAGTTGATGGAATTCATGGACGAGGTGATTATGGTGGTGCTTCAGCACTTGTTGATATTCTAAAAGAACCCACAGTACCGATAATTCTTGCAGCAAATAATGACACATTAGATAAAATGAAAAATATCAAAAAAGTTGTAAAGACAATATCATTTAAAAAAATTCCTCCTCGATTACTTAGAGTTTATCTTGAAAATATTTTAAAAAAAGAAAATGCAAAATTAAGTCCTGGTTCTCTAATTAAAGTCATTGATAAATCTAAAGGAGATATTCGTTCAATGATAAATTTCACACAATCATTAGTTACTGGATTTAATCCACAAACAGAAACAACTTTTGAAAATATTAATGTTGAAGATGGTGTTAATGCTTTCTTTAAAGCAAATTCAATTGAAGAAGCTAGAATTGTTTTATACTCTATGCAGATTGATCCTAGAGAAAAAATTAATGCATTTTATTCTAGTATTATGACAAGTAATTTAGATAATTCAAGTCTGGCAAAATATCTAGAAACTATTTCAAATGCTGATATGCTTTTTGGAAAAATTATGAAAACTCAGAACTGGAGACTTTTACGTTATCTTAATGATATTTTGATTAAATTATATCAAAATGATGATAGAATAAGATATGCACAATACAATCTATCGTGGCCATTACTTAATAGAATCCGCTGGGATGGTGCAAAAATTAAAGCACTGTCATCTATAATGGCAAGAAAATTACACATGTCTTCAAGTGCTTTTATAACTTTATGTTTACCATTTGTTTTACATTGTATCAAAAATAAAACTCTTGAATTGGAACTGCAGGAAACTTTTGGAGATATTATTGAAAAGGAGATTGAGATGATTCAATGA
- a CDS encoding acyl-CoA carboxylase subunit beta, with product MHSEKIERYSKNNNTAFQGGGQDRIKAQHEKGKLTARERISLLLDEGTFTEIDPLTTHHYHEYDMQKKKFFTDGVVGGYGNVNGRQIFVFAYDFTVLGGTLSQMGSKKITKLMDHAVRNGCPIIGIMDSGGARIQEGIMSLDGFADIFYHNQLASGVIPQITASIGPSAGGSVYSPAMTDFVIMVEKVGTMFVTGPDVVKTVLGEEISFDELGGAMTHGSKSGVAHFVAQNEYECMDYIKKLISYLPQNNTESPPKIKTDDDPNRMDHNLINIIPENPLQPYDMKEIINSIVDNHEFFEVHELFAPNVVVGYGRMDGQVVGIIANQPIHLAGALDIDSSNKAARFIRFCDAFNIPIITLVDTPGYMPGSNQEHNGIIRHGSKLLYAYCEATVPRITLVIGKAYGGAYIAMGSKNLRTDVNYAWPTARCAVLGGEAAVKIMYRKELASADDPEALKKQLIDEFAEKFENPYVAASHGTVDNVIDPAETRPMLIKALHMLANKREKQLPRKHGNINL from the coding sequence ATGCATTCTGAAAAGATTGAGCGATATTCTAAAAATAACAATACTGCATTTCAAGGCGGTGGACAAGATAGAATTAAGGCTCAGCATGAAAAAGGCAAATTAACAGCTCGTGAAAGAATAAGTCTTTTACTTGATGAAGGTACTTTTACTGAAATTGATCCTTTGACCACGCATCATTACCATGAATATGATATGCAGAAAAAGAAATTTTTCACCGATGGTGTAGTTGGCGGTTACGGAAATGTAAATGGTAGACAAATCTTTGTCTTTGCTTATGATTTCACTGTACTTGGTGGAACACTTAGTCAAATGGGATCTAAAAAAATTACTAAACTCATGGATCATGCAGTACGAAATGGCTGTCCTATTATTGGAATAATGGATTCTGGTGGTGCAAGAATTCAAGAAGGAATTATGAGTCTTGATGGTTTTGCAGACATATTTTATCATAATCAATTAGCTTCAGGAGTAATTCCACAAATAACTGCAAGTATAGGTCCTTCTGCAGGTGGTTCTGTATATTCACCTGCCATGACTGACTTTGTTATTATGGTTGAAAAAGTTGGAACAATGTTTGTTACTGGACCTGATGTTGTTAAAACAGTTCTAGGTGAAGAAATCTCATTTGATGAACTTGGTGGGGCTATGACACATGGTTCAAAAAGTGGAGTTGCACATTTTGTTGCACAAAATGAATACGAGTGTATGGATTATATCAAAAAATTAATCTCCTATCTTCCTCAAAATAATACTGAATCACCACCAAAAATAAAAACTGACGATGATCCTAATAGAATGGATCATAATTTGATTAACATTATCCCCGAAAATCCTCTGCAACCTTATGACATGAAAGAAATAATTAATTCAATTGTAGATAATCATGAATTCTTTGAAGTGCATGAACTCTTTGCACCAAATGTTGTGGTGGGTTATGGAAGAATGGATGGTCAAGTAGTTGGAATAATAGCAAATCAACCAATACATCTTGCGGGTGCACTTGATATTGACTCATCAAATAAAGCAGCAAGATTTATTCGATTTTGTGATGCATTTAACATCCCAATAATCACTCTAGTTGATACTCCTGGATATATGCCAGGTTCAAATCAAGAACATAATGGAATTATTAGACATGGAAGTAAGTTGTTGTATGCATATTGTGAAGCAACTGTACCAAGAATTACTTTAGTTATTGGAAAAGCATATGGTGGTGCATACATTGCCATGGGAAGTAAAAATCTAAGAACTGATGTAAATTATGCATGGCCAACTGCAAGATGTGCAGTTTTGGGAGGAGAAGCTGCAGTGAAAATCATGTATAGAAAAGAACTTGCAAGTGCAGATGATCCTGAAGCACTAAAAAAACAATTAATTGACGAATTTGCCGAAAAATTTGAAAATCCATACGTAGCAGCATCACATGGAACTGTAGATAATGTAATTGATCCAGCTGAAACAAGACCTATGCTTATCAAAGCATTACATATGCTTGCAAATAAGAGAGAAAAACAACTACCAAGAAAACATGGAAATATCAACCTGTGA
- a CDS encoding biotin carboxylase N-terminal domain-containing protein codes for MIEKVLIANRGEIALRVIRTCKRLGIKTVAVYSDEDYDSMHVKQASEAYYIGEAAPAKSYLNQEKILETILSSGADAIHPGYGFLSENSDFATTCEKNNINFIGPTGKSMDLCGDKMQCKAAMLKAKVPTVPGSPGLVKDVEEALNIANDIQYPVMLKSVYGGGGRGIRIVTNDQELREGFETVTSESISAVGKSAIIVEKFLEKTRHIEYQMCRDKHGNAVHIFERECSIQRRNQKLIEQTPSPVVDQETRDRVGELVVKASEAVDYTNLGTAEFLRADNGEFYFIEINARLQVEHPISEMVSGLDFVKLQIDIANGEPLPFKQKDLKMNGYAIECRINAEDTFLDFAPSTGPVPDVTIPSGPSVRCDTYLYPGCTVSPFYDSLMAKLCTWGQTFEESRTRMLSALNDFYIQGVETSIPLYKTILNTEEYKKGELSTDFLKRYGIIDKLTDDLKNEKIEKSEEAIAAAIIHSEYFKSRIQNDSNSSSNWKYKLD; via the coding sequence ATGATTGAAAAAGTACTAATTGCAAATAGAGGAGAAATTGCTTTACGTGTTATTCGAACATGTAAGAGACTTGGAATCAAAACAGTTGCTGTTTATTCTGATGAAGATTATGATTCTATGCATGTTAAACAAGCATCTGAAGCATACTATATTGGAGAAGCAGCTCCTGCAAAATCATATCTCAATCAAGAAAAAATTCTTGAAACCATTTTGTCTTCTGGTGCAGATGCAATTCATCCAGGATATGGATTTCTTTCAGAAAATTCTGATTTTGCAACTACTTGTGAAAAAAATAACATAAACTTTATCGGGCCAACAGGAAAATCTATGGATCTTTGTGGTGATAAAATGCAATGCAAAGCTGCAATGCTTAAAGCTAAAGTACCAACAGTTCCTGGAAGTCCAGGACTCGTAAAAGATGTTGAAGAGGCATTAAACATTGCAAATGATATTCAATACCCTGTAATGTTAAAATCAGTTTATGGTGGAGGAGGTCGTGGAATTAGAATTGTTACAAATGATCAAGAATTACGTGAAGGATTTGAAACTGTTACAAGTGAATCTATTTCTGCAGTAGGTAAATCTGCAATCATTGTTGAAAAATTCCTTGAAAAAACTAGACATATTGAATACCAAATGTGTAGAGATAAACATGGAAATGCAGTTCATATATTTGAAAGAGAATGTTCTATTCAAAGAAGAAATCAAAAACTTATTGAACAAACACCTTCTCCCGTAGTTGATCAAGAAACACGAGATCGAGTGGGTGAATTAGTTGTTAAAGCATCTGAAGCAGTAGATTATACTAACTTGGGGACTGCTGAATTTTTACGAGCAGATAATGGTGAATTTTATTTTATTGAAATTAATGCTAGATTACAAGTAGAACATCCAATCTCTGAGATGGTCTCAGGATTGGACTTTGTTAAACTCCAAATTGATATTGCAAATGGCGAACCATTACCCTTCAAACAAAAAGATCTTAAAATGAATGGTTATGCAATTGAATGCAGAATTAATGCCGAAGACACCTTCTTAGATTTTGCTCCTTCAACAGGGCCTGTTCCAGATGTAACAATTCCATCTGGACCAAGTGTTAGATGTGATACTTACTTGTATCCAGGATGCACTGTTTCACCATTTTATGACTCTTTAATGGCTAAATTATGTACATGGGGTCAAACTTTTGAAGAATCTAGAACTAGAATGCTTTCAGCTCTTAATGACTTTTACATACAAGGAGTAGAAACATCAATCCCACTTTACAAAACAATTTTGAATACTGAAGAATACAAAAAAGGTGAGCTGTCTACTGATTTCTTAAAGAGATATGGAATAATTGATAAATTAACTGACGATCTAAAGAATGAGAAAATTGAAAAGAGTGAAGAAGCTATTGCAGCTGCAATAATTCATTCTGAATATTTTAAGAGCCGTATACAAAATGATTCTAACTCAAGTTCTAATTGGAAATATAAACTGGATTGA
- a CDS encoding acetyl-CoA carboxylase biotin carboxyl carrier protein subunit, with protein sequence MDYKISDIEKSFEGKILQNLGNNDYIIKINDNEHNLKIINMNSRGIEFIFDQKYHKAKYLEQSTNEMNIVIDNVPIVINRNSHLDEVVYKHSGGAGSGNAQLSLKSQIPGKVVSIAVAEGDSVKKGDVICTLESMKMQVSVKAHKDGVIKSIKVKETASVAKGDAIADIE encoded by the coding sequence ATGGATTATAAAATATCTGACATTGAAAAATCATTTGAAGGAAAGATTCTTCAAAATCTTGGAAATAATGATTACATTATTAAAATAAATGACAATGAACACAACTTGAAAATCATAAATATGAATTCTCGTGGAATTGAATTTATTTTTGATCAAAAATATCACAAAGCAAAATATCTTGAACAATCGACTAATGAAATGAATATTGTAATTGATAATGTTCCAATTGTTATTAATCGCAACTCTCACCTTGATGAAGTTGTTTACAAGCATTCTGGTGGTGCTGGCTCTGGTAATGCACAGTTGTCACTAAAAAGTCAAATTCCTGGCAAGGTTGTTTCGATTGCAGTTGCAGAAGGAGATTCCGTTAAAAAAGGCGATGTGATATGTACCCTGGAATCAATGAAGATGCAGGTTTCTGTAAAAGCTCACAAAGACGGAGTTATAAAATCAATTAAAGTTAAAGAAACCGCATCTGTCGCTAAAGGCGATGCTATAGCTGATATAGAATAA
- a CDS encoding redoxin domain-containing protein has translation MTLNIGDTAPNFELPDTELKLRTLDEFKGKKIVLSFIVAASSPVCEAELCTLRDSWQEIADQGAQVIAISNDGPFANKAFAEKNNFKFPLLGDYSSKTIRDYDILMPDLLHIKGYNAAKRSVFIIMEDGKIGYKWVSEDPLKEPNYEEIKNFLK, from the coding sequence ATGACTTTGAACATTGGAGATACAGCTCCTAACTTTGAACTTCCAGATACAGAATTGAAATTGCGGACTTTGGATGAATTTAAGGGTAAAAAAATTGTTTTATCATTCATAGTTGCTGCTAGTTCACCAGTTTGTGAAGCCGAATTGTGTACTTTACGAGACTCATGGCAAGAAATTGCAGATCAAGGTGCTCAAGTAATTGCAATCAGTAACGATGGCCCATTTGCTAATAAAGCATTTGCAGAAAAAAATAACTTCAAATTTCCTTTATTGGGAGATTATTCAAGTAAAACAATTCGCGACTACGACATATTGATGCCAGATCTACTTCACATTAAAGGATACAATGCTGCAAAACGTTCTGTATTCATCATCATGGAAGATGGAAAAATTGGTTACAAATGGGTTTCAGAAGATCCATTGAAAGAACCAAACTATGAAGAAATTAAAAATTTCCTAAAATAG
- a CDS encoding NADH-quinone oxidoreductase subunit A, whose translation MFGFAVVAMAPALIISRMISPRKRSNPVKFLPMECGQVPTGEGRTHFMMQYYPYILMFVVFDVMAIFLYAWGSALLELPKSATLPMMGFLAIMFGAMAFALYQSGRRRIW comes from the coding sequence ATGTTTGGCTTTGCTGTGGTAGCAATGGCTCCGGCACTAATTATTTCAAGAATGATTTCTCCGAGAAAAAGAAGTAATCCTGTAAAATTTTTACCAATGGAATGTGGCCAAGTTCCAACTGGTGAAGGAAGAACTCATTTCATGATGCAGTATTATCCTTACATTCTGATGTTTGTTGTTTTTGATGTAATGGCAATATTCTTGTATGCGTGGGGTAGTGCTCTTTTGGAGCTTCCCAAGAGTGCAACACTTCCTATGATGGGATTTTTAGCAATTATGTTTGGCGCAATGGCATTTGCATTATATCAATCAGGGAGGAGAAGAATATGGTAG
- the nuoB gene encoding NADH-quinone oxidoreductase subunit NuoB: MLKDLVTPENANVFVGKLGDILEKAIDKPLGYAINWGRIWSLWPVHIETACCSVEFGAASSPRYDVERFGIIEAFGSLRQCDLVVVQGTITRKMAPRLRLVYDQMPEPKYVIAMGACAITGGLYFDSYNVLPGIDGVIPVDVYVPGCPPRPETLIQGCMLLQEKIKRMKARKFV; this comes from the coding sequence TTGCTTAAAGATTTAGTTACACCAGAAAACGCAAATGTCTTTGTCGGAAAACTAGGGGACATTTTAGAAAAAGCAATTGATAAACCATTGGGCTATGCCATCAATTGGGGTAGAATTTGGTCACTCTGGCCTGTCCACATTGAAACAGCTTGTTGCAGTGTTGAATTTGGCGCAGCATCCAGTCCTAGATATGATGTTGAAAGATTTGGTATCATTGAAGCATTTGGTTCACTTAGACAATGTGATCTAGTTGTAGTTCAGGGAACTATTACACGAAAAATGGCACCACGTCTTAGATTAGTTTATGATCAAATGCCAGAACCAAAATATGTTATTGCTATGGGAGCTTGTGCAATTACTGGGGGATTGTATTTTGATTCATATAATGTACTTCCAGGAATTGATGGAGTTATTCCAGTTGATGTATATGTTCCAGGTTGCCCACCTAGACCTGAAACTCTGATTCAAGGATGTATGTTATTGCAAGAG